In Plasmodium vivax chromosome 14, whole genome shotgun sequence, the genomic window GTGGCTACCAAGTGGCTACCCATTGTATAGCAAAACACACGAGAGCCAACTTCTCACACCGCGGAGACCATTTTGTGGAAACATATTacacctcctcctcccctaCACCCTTGCAGGAAGAGCCTCCTTGAAGTAATTAACATTAGCGCGCTGATGCTGCCAATCAGCGCACTTGGCTTGTTCCTCTCAAAGATGGGCTTCTTCTCCGTCGCAGTGAATATGCTACTGACGGCCCACTTCTTAACATTCAACAAGGacgaaaagaggaaaatgaaaatacgCACGTTACTCTTAACCCTGCTGCCGATCCTAGTGCACTCCTCCTTCGGAGTGCTTTGCAGCAACATATTCCTCAAGCACTACCGGGTAATGCATGCGAAAATGTGGGTACTCAAGTGGGGGGAGCAAATGCGCGCTCGTACGTACCTATGTGTGCCTACTTCGCCCTTGTGTGCGCCCCCTGTATATGTAACCCATACGCCGTGGTGTATCtacttttggggggaaaaaacatgCCACATCGCATGGATGAGAAGCTGATTCGCCACGGAAGAGCCGTCAGTTATCGTGTTCACCCTCACGATTCATTCCCTCAATCGCCACGCCGCTACCCCTCGCATATgaagttataaaattattccttttttcccgtgGCAACCTCTACAGGCACACATCCccacatttttcaaaagcgaaaatattttgtcttttttcaTAAACGTGCAATTGTATGTAGCCTCCCTAGTGTATTTCGTTAACACTGGCCAGGAGGACGATTTGGAAGAAggggatataaaaaatgattatccAGATTTTAATAATGAAGAGTTTATGGAGTGAAGTAGATAAAGGGCGCCTCGCGGAAGGATAAACATACTTGTGTAAAATACATGGTGTTCTTTTTAGAAAAAgttgcatttctttttaagagaatataattttgttttattaacAGTTTGTGATAATAAATAGTGTAACTGTTTGCGAagcaattgttttttttttttttatttatttatttattttttttttttttttcctcttttccgtATGCCCATTTGGCTACATTTTTCTGTGCTGAGTCACCCTCAGCtttgttgtaaaaatggtTGTGCTTCGTTTGACTGCCCCTTCACTGCGCTCTATTTCTTTgcgtgtatttttttacacgccATGTTTTTGTTCAGTTTGGATAAGCGTACTGCTGCATGGTTGACGAtagcgaaaagggaaaatttgCCTTTGACGCAAAAAATGTCCAAAGCGCAACACTTCGAAGaaggtgaaaatgaaaaaagaaacacacaaaaaaagaaataaacaaatacgaaatacacaaataaataaaaaaaaaaatgcgcgcATTACGCTCGTAAAACGCATCAATTCGTGCGTTCCTTCTTACGATGTGATAGCTCTGCCGACTTACTATCTTTCTTCTCAATTTGACCAATGTgtaaaaagtataataaaaaaaaaacgcaaatggGGAACAAAAACGAGGAGGCCTTTCGGATGCGCATAAAATTGGGTGTAATCTGACACACatgattcatttttttaagcatgCATTTGGAAAAGGGTGAATTGATCGATTTATTATTGCACGTGATCAGGCATTGGTGCATTAATCTCGACACTTCCCGTTTTACGTTTCGATCGTGGCGTTTCATGTGTGCTTCGCCAGGCGTGTCGCTTCATCTGTGACGTGTCAAAAACGACCCTGTGATGCATAACGTGTACATCTCGGGGGCAGAGGTGAGAACTCGTATGCGCAATTTTGCACGTTCTCGTGATGTGAGATGCTATAACTGGCATCTGCCGACAAGCAATCGTGATTACTTGGGGAACGCGCGCCAAATGTGCACGGACGGCCTCGAAAGCTGCGGCATGTCGTGCGGGGGGCGTAAGTGAATCATACGTATGTGTGCacgtgtatatgtatgtatgagCGTATGCGCATGTGCCGAATTGCACGTATACACTTACACACTGGTACGCTACGGGTGCGCCTAACCAATTAGCTCAGTTTTTGCGCCATTTCGTCGTCCGCCATGATTTTTGTGACTGCCCGACGGGGGAAACCAAGTGATTGGAGGAGAGAGAAAGTCGCAAGCGCTGCTCGCCTCGTGCGCACACGGATGTGAAGGATCAACCCAAGTGGGAGGAATTACAAAGTTGCAATTAAGGAAGTTGGGACCACCCAGTTGGAATCACCCAGTTAGATTCTCCCAGATagaattacaaaattaaaaaatttgatgatAGAAATTGTCAAGATAGAAGGCGTCAAGATAGAAGTCGTGAGGTAGAAGTCGTGGGGTAGAAGCTGTGAAGATAAAAATCGCCGTGTTATGAGTCAACCACAAGGTGAGatttccccccaaagtgTGAAACGCCCCCACAAGTGAGAAGGACCAACGCTAATGGGCCACACCCACAATGCTGCCACAAAATGAAcaccttttttacaaagagAGCCCAGTACAAACATGGGGCCATCAGAAAAAGTAtcaaagttgaaaaaaaaaaaaaaaaaaaacttaggATTTACTTGGAAAATCAATTAAATcataaaacttaaaaaatgaaatgttattttttaaatccttcAATCtgtcaataatttttatatttctattttcgTAGAAATAGAAGGAAAAagattcttcttcttcttcattgtCACTACACAATTCGTGttgttcataattattttttataatcttcCTTAAATCAAATGAGTCGTATTTATTTAAACTCCTATTGTGATATTTGCAACTCCTGCTTTCTACATTTCCTTCGTCTTCGAAAAAGTCTCGCTCCCGTAATCTACATTTATGTGCATGTAAGTATGGGAATAAGTGGATGATAGGCGCAGAGGTGGATGAGAGTTTACGTGGACAGATGGAGACGTATGGTGAACAGGTGAGGAAACGGataaataagcaaaaatgtatCGTACATTCGTGCACATgtggcaaataaaaaataacattctcCTCTCGAAACGCAACAAAGTAAGGCAGCTTGGCATTCACACATCGCGTAGAACTTTCGCCATTAACGATTTGTAAACAGCCATGCGGAGGAGCTGCACCAGAGCGACACGATTGCGTCGGCAATTGAGCGAGGAGGGCCGAGAACGGGTCTAAGACCTGTCGCATAGTGCGAAAAagatcaaaaaaaaagagtgcaAAAAGGAGTGCATAAAGGAGTGCAAAAAAGAGCGCAAAAaagaatgcaaaaaagagTGCAAAAAAGAGTGCAAAAAAGAGTGCAAAAAAGAATGCAAAAAAGCATATGCAAATCAATTCACAAATGTTTGCACACATGCTTACACACACTCGTGCTCAAGCTCTGCTCAAAGCGAATACGCATCAACGCATTTCGTCGCACCAAAATAAGTTTGCTCAATTCCTCGCTTTACCTGTAAGAATCAATTTTCCGGAGATATTTTCTGgtaattttatcaatttttttttttttcacattattCTTCTCGTCATGGATTTCCTTTATCATGCTTCAAGGGGgaaccgaaaaaaaaaaatcagtaAAATAGTAAAGCACTAAAACAGTAAAGCAGTAAAGCACTGAAACGGCAAAAAAGCAAGGTAGCAAAACAGTAaagtaatataataataaaacaattaaatGGTAATAAAAGCACCGACGATGGGAACGTTACAGCAATCGCACCATAATTCGCACCAGAAATAGGATCAAAAATTGTCATGATGACAAATCATTTACTTCCAGTGTGcaatcaaaaataaaagacaaaATAAGCAAGAAACGCTCGAGCCAAGGTGGCAAGCAAAAAGGCTCAGGTAAGCTCAAAATTGAATAATTACTTTTTGAAATAATTCGAAAAAAGGTCGACGTTTATGTTGCCGTTCCGCTCAatcacaatttttatgtctttttttatgcacTCATAAAAATTGCCAATCGTGCTTCTGTAGTCCTCCTGcgaaatgtataaaaaaaaaattaaaacgaatGAGGAATTTCTTCGTTCTTTtgtatgtgcacacacatatatatatatatttttttttttatcctctcctttgtgtgcatatgcacCCACGCATCGAAGCGtgcaaattcttttttaaaattttctcgTTGCACACAGCTGCTCGTGTGAGATACACTACTACATGCTCAGATATAAGTGCACACGCACGTGCACAAGTGAAACATACTCATATACACATGTAGTCGACCTCGTGTTGACGTGTATGTGCTTGTTCTTCTGGCATACGCACACATGAAGAGATAATACTCGGTGCAAACGTACCATTATCATGTTGCTTACGGCATGCAACTGATCATCTCCTTTCTGAGCATACTctttaaaattacatttctgcaaaaatgaaacaaaaaaaaaagaaaaaaaaattaaatcttatttgagttaaaaaaaaaaaaaaaaatgagtgcaTCCATACGTTTGTACGTATATAACCAGGTCGAAAGAGGAGACATAAGAGTGAAATGTCACCTTCGACAATTTTAATCAACtaatgtgcacacacatgtatgtatacgTGTGCATATCTGCATATAAACACTTGAGCTTAAAGTGGTCAATAGGTAATAGACTCGGTGCAGtataattagaaaaaaaaaaaaaaaaaaaaaaaaaataggcatgTGGCAGAAGGGAGCACAACATGAtgaataataatgataataatgataaataatgCAAAACTGTGCAGAACAAATGCACTGCAAGTATACATAAACAATAATGCTGAGATGtagaacaaaaatattatcttacatataaaaattaatgaaagaaaaaaaaaaaacttttttacaaactaaGCAATTTGTACGTCATAGCACTTGTATTGCATGTGAACAAGCTACCAAGCAAAgtggaaagcaaaattaGGTACTTTATAAGAGAGTGAATATGGTGAACCACATTTAACATGTAAACTACCATATAAACAAGCCTGTAGCTTTAATGAttcccaaaaaaacaaaaaaatgataatttacgggaaaaaagccaaaaaataaaggagcaTGTAATAAGTTAGCATAAACGGGTAAGCTATCCAACATGTAGAAAGCACATGAAGTTGTTTGCACAAATTGGTAAGactaaaaatatgcacttgttttcttttgcttaaaaaacACCCATGCAATACAGCCCCTAAGTCGGAGCATGTTGTATGCACCCCTTTGCTTCTTTACTTCTTTGCTTCTTTGCTTGTTTCCCCTatgtttttcaattttcacCTCCATAGAATGCAATTTCGTTAATCATGTCGATTTCGAACAACATGACTAGTTCGGAAAAAGCTTAAGTCTTACGCAAAtgtaaagtaaaaaaatgaaatgcaaTATCGAAATAGAATATAGTATAAATTGGTTTACCTCTTTCTCTTTAAGCAATGTTcttaatttcccccttttcctttttttaactctaCATATCCGTTTTCTTAATAtagaattaattaaaaacgtTCTGTTACTTCctgtaaagaaaaaagagaattaCAAAGCAAATTATAATGTTGTAGAGGCGAAACAATGTTCCGTTTTTGTAGTGCTCAAGGTGCATAGCACTTGTgggaacataaaaaagaggaactcGCTctatattccttttttactcCTTCATTCCTTgctttttgcatattttcgTATATAACTATTGATATAGattctttttacttttaaaaaatgtacttttagtgttttattcttttattttcattttttttttttttgtagattttttttttttttttttaatccacTTTGCTCCCTGCCTACTCCCAATAAGATAGTTGCTATGCTATTCACTctcattttacatttctttcatttattaCTTAGAGCTTTTCTTATATTAATAAGTAAAGTGTTACTGCAACAAGACAAGGTATTCTCTCCGTCGGTGCAGTAATTACTATGAGTGAAATTTCTTTTCAGCATGCAGCTATTTTTGGCGAATTTGTCCCATTTATaacatttcccttttgtattttcatcatttataGATTCTATATTTGTGTAGATCTTTTCTCTTTGACCTTTAATGTTAAAATCATCCTTTTCGTCAAAATTGTAGcaatttaattcatttctACATATTCCTCTTTTGTCTcctctaaaaaaaaaattgcttgaATTGATCATATTGCTAACTATTTCGTGAGTGATACGATGCGCATGGTGATCCCGacgaatttgtttttttctcttctttatATCTTCACTGGTGTCGTGGCCAAAGTGGTCACTCGTTGTAACGTCATTTTGTAGTTCCCCACTTTGCGGTGCGTTATTTTGTagtcctccattttgcagtGCTCCATTTTGTAGGGCACCGTTTTTCGGGGCACAACTGTGCAGTATGCCATTTTGTTGCGCACAATTTTTCtgtatatcatttttttgagcgCAATTTTCCGCTTCATCCCCATATTCTCCAGTATGtcgatttttttcaccaaCGAGATCCTCCTCCTCAAGCATTATACTTTTGAGCGTATGCAAAAAGCTGGCACTGTAGCTCCTACTTTTTTCCAAcatcaatttatttttctttcctctccGTATGTTGTTATTAATTCGTTTAAATAGCGTACTCATGCTTTTGTTTAATCTGTTATAAGATCTTTTACCGttatcaatatatttttttttttccttgagagacaaaaatttcttcagctcaacttttattttactgtTTTCTTCTTGCTGTTTCCATGAGGACATCTCCAATTGTTCGTTTTTGTTCttaagtttttcattttgatttacaaggttgttaattttatccTGTAAATTATGTGcgtttctatttttttctttttcgcattttAAGTTCTTTTCCAAttcgtatatataattttcctgGTTTTCCGCATTCTCCAAGTCCACTTTTAATTTctcaattaattttttatttctactttttaaattctccAAATTTTCATCTATGCAGCAGAAGTTGGtccttaaaaatgttttaatatttataataaagttTTGAGAAAAGTATTCTATGAACTTTTCATCAatatcttcttcttcactgtTCCATgcatgaaatttattttgtatgttATATGCATTTTCAATACAACTGTCATATATAGGCGTGTACCTTTCGTTATTgccactttttattttttgatttaaatcttttaaaaaattgttaaacaAGCTAAATTCTAGGTAAACATTGTGCAAATAGTTGCTGCAAATTGGGACGCTCATTTTTGCAGTATATATAtaggggggaaatgaaaaaaaaaaaaaaaaaaaactgctgtGTGTGCACAAAGAAATTTAAGCTCAGTTGTATATTTCTActtcttttacatttttttttcctttttttctttatttttttcttatttacacattttacACACAGTTGTTTCCTTCATGTAGGGTTAAAAACCCGCGTCTGCAAATTGAAGTACTTATAATGGCAcgtacacaaaaaagagcCTAGGACGATGTTGTATTTtgacataaaatataaaatgtaacatgctttaaaaataaaaaggaaatgaataAATTCAACAGCGAATAAGACTTCACAGTGTGCAGAATTACACTCCTGCAACGAACAAACGACAAAATTTTTCAATCTACATGTTTGCATGTTAAACTGGCATTTTATAAGTGAGAATGTGTACACAATTTGTGTAAGAAAAAATCTATGTACATTTGTACTGTCATTAAAAGGTTTGAAAACATTTgtacttttccctttttatacACACTGCCTCACTGTTGTATTAACAGAatagaaaagcaaaaatgtgggaaaaaaaaaacgtcttTTCGTTCACCATTTCTGCATAATTATGTCTTATTGgatgtttattttatgacatgttgtgccattttgcaaatttattcataattttgcgcaattttgaaaacattttcgttatttatatgtacataacaattttttcgttaaGCCCATGTACATgcagctttttaaaaattcttgCTGGCATAGAACAAttcatgattttttttttttttttttttttttttttaaccccctgaaaaaatgacaaaataagCCGGATATATACACAGCgaaatgtttatatttacacaatatattttattgcaaaataatgctatttatatattttaaaagaaaaattaaaggtaagaaaattttattttttttaaaatggtacATTATTTTCACTCATTTCACGCATATTCTGGAGGACCATTTATACGTGCCTTCAACGTGTAAATTTGCgggatcaattttttttttttttctaattatactttttcctttatttatataatttatgaatgagttattaaattataagaaatatattttaattaaggaaataaaattataaaatcaAATTGTGTATTCATCTGACTGaaatcgatttttttttttttttttttttcctttgttaGAGAGATACCTTCGAAAATATGACAACGAAAGGGGTTGCCTGCTATTTGTTCTAATACACGATGtgtataaatagaaaaaattgtgtttACGTatgtgtaattttatttcttttatttattatattttcgtACATTGTGctcttttcatatatttgacatttattccttttttatgttcgaCGTTTGACATTTTCGATATCATACAGGGCTGTTGTGAGGGGTAtctatatgcatttttttttttttttttttttcattttacattttttctttctttacaTTTCGTGtgacaaaaatattttttttttttttttcagaatagccattttgcttACAACATTTACATGAACGaggtagcttttttttttttttttttttgtagaatgTTGTTCAGGTTGTTTGTCGTCATTTGAACGACTGCAAAATTTGCcgtaccccttttttcaccctGTTAAAGGTTGGAAAAATTCTACTCATTGCAAAAAACTTTGCATTTTGGAGGATTCTGTCAAATGTGTTCTTaaaaggatatttttttttataatatttctttaaaaaaaatatcaacaATACTGACAAAAAAGTTAATCTTTTAtatgaatgttttttttttttgaaaaaaaacttgtgTAGGGTtacgcatgtacatgtatatatgtatacgtaaATTATACATGCACAGTGTGCTTGCGTACACTGCGGCAAATGTTTtcacatacacatgtgcacatatacatatgggGCTGTTGAAAatgggtagaaaaaaatatgcttaaaACAATCGATTGTGCGCTCGCGTTTTACATTCATGACTAATGTATTTAACATTCAAAATGTAAGCGCGAGCGCATACATAGgtgtgtatatacatgtataggcacatatacatatgtatatatatatgcattagCACATTTACTTGTATATAACtgttaaattgaaaaatggaaatgtaTTTAAACATTCTTGCATTGGGGGTTcataaaaagggtaaaagTTTCCTACACatctttataaatatataacttcgaaaaaaaatgcttcttcCGTCTCCTCTACTGTTGAcgtttcgatttttttactaaattGGGCAttcatgtatgtatatatatatatatgcacatatacatatacacatacacgtTTGTTCGTGTGCGTATTATAAACGTAGTAAAACAGTACGCCTTAATACGTGTGTTGCTTTGCTTGGCACTGCATCGTGGAGGGTGTGGGTGATCGCATATGTGCAtttatacatgtatgtacgtgtGTGTGATGAATGCGCGCGCGACGGGTCCGTGTGGACGCACTCATaggtgtacatacatgtatacacatatgcaacgtatacgtatatacatacatatatacgaatatacatatatacgcgtatacatacatatatacgcatataaatagaaataaGAGTATTcgttaattatttaaataaacacaaaaaaaaatgctatctggtatgtatgcatgtatacaCAGAGATATTCGTTTGGTCATAGATTGTAAATCATGCATTTGTGGTACCCCGctatggtaaaaaaatagtgaaacaatagtgaaaaaatagtaaaaaaaaatgaataaaaaaagaaaaaaatagttttacattttgtctttttcaTTCATCCATAcgaatttttatacattttgtggattataaatgtgtattcctttttttctctttttttttttttttttttctttttttgggatatattttttataatttttttattttttttaaacatatttagCCACTTATAATAAAGggtataaaattttgtaagtAAAGGATGAATGGGTGAGCAATACATACGCATAGGGGGGATAGTTGGGATAGTACGTCGCTATAACAACGTGGTATACGTCGGGCCTCGTTATGCCTCGGTgagcacacatatatacatctATACTTATGTATATACCCGTATGGTGCACACAACTTGGTATGCGTTGCGCACCTGTGCCACAAGAGCATATATAGAGTCGTATGTGCTCACATACTTAGGCCGTTCGGTATCGAAGTCTTgacaaaagaaaatttaaaagttcTTGTGGGTATATGTATTCAATAACTTTGGAGGGGTACAAGCTGTGAATTTCtttgttatttatattgTGTATAACCGAAATGTACAACTCGTCTCCAAcgttgtgcaaatttttgatAACAATTCTATTTCCCttggatgttttttttctccgtatgtattttttaaaatcgtttACTTTTATGTTTAGATGTCCTGTTCTTCGTATATTGGACTCTTCTACCCACTGTGGCGAGGCGTTTTTCAAGCTAGCCAAGAACTCCAtctttctatttttaattctaaCGCTGTATACATCTTCTACATTTAGCAAAGTGCTGTCGTGAGGGCTTGCAATGGTTTCTTGTTTGATTGATTCGTTATCTTCCTCGTCACTCCTTTTTAGTGAATTATCCGAATGCGGAGATAACaatttcttcccttccaaCTTGTTCGTAAGGctctttttattactttttttttttgaaattagTGGGTTTCTACCTTTGGTTTTGATGATACTAGTGGTGCTGACTTCTTCTTGTAGAGAGGAAGATGACGACAGATGGTTCTTCAAGAGTTTACCATCGTTGGGTGTTGTATCGACTTTGTTTAAATAAGTCGACTTTAAaagttccattttttttttgaaggttGTTAAATGGACTAAATTACTTTCTGGTTCCCACGTGTTCTCATCGTCTGAGTAGCCCTTCCACTTCACTAGGTAAATGAagccatttttctttttttttatttcgagGATGTCGCCTATTTCAAACTCTTCATCTGATCCAGTCATTTTTCTGTCACGTTGGTGTTTACCTGTGCCTTTCGCTATATGTATACTTGAATATGCGTacaatatatgtatatatataaacgcGTATGTACAAGTGAACACCAGGCGTATGGCGTAggcacgtacgtatgtatgtaatatatatatatatgctacGTATACTTGTAAAGGCAACTTATAcaagtgtatatatacatataaatacacaaTACATACGCCGTATCCTCTTTCTTTTGCCCCTTAACCGTACAAAACAAAGGATATGTAACGATATGCAtacaatacatatataacttgtacgaaaaaaaaaaaaaaataataataataaaatgaaaaataaaaatattattaaaaaaaataattctcccttttttggtgTACTTTAAAATATGATTGGTTTAtctgaatatttttataaatat contains:
- a CDS encoding hypothetical protein, conserved (encoded by transcript PVX_123675A); the protein is MEVKIEKHRGNKQRSKEKCNFKEYAQKGDDQLHAVSNMIMEDYRSTIGNFYECIKKDIKIVIERNGNINVDLFSNYFKNMIKEIHDEKNNVKKKKIDKITRKYLRKIDSYRLRERDFFEDEGNVESRSCKYHNRSLNKYDSFDLRKIIKNNYEQHELCSDNEEEEESFSFYFYENRNIKIIDRLKDLKNNISFFKFYDLIDFPITKIMADDEMAQKLS
- a CDS encoding hypothetical protein, conserved (encoded by transcript PVX_123680A), producing the protein MSVPICSNYLHNVYLEFSLFNNFLKDLNQKIKSGNNERYTPIYDSCIENAYNIQNKFHAWNSEEEDIDEKFIEYFSQNFIINIKTFLRTNFCCIDENLENLKSRNKKLIEKLKVDLENAENQENYIYELEKNLKCEKEKNRNAHNLQDKINNLVNQNEKLKNKNEQLEMSSWKQQEENSKIKVELKKFLSLKEKKKYIDNGKRSYNRLNKSMSTLFKRINNNIRRGKKNKLMLEKSRSYSASFLHTLKSIMLEEEDLVGEKNRHTGEYGDEAENCAQKNDIQKNCAQQNGILHSCAPKNGALQNGALQNGGLQNNAPQSGELQNDVTTSDHFGHDTSEDIKKRKKQIRRDHHAHRITHEIVSNMINSSNFFFRGDKRGICRNELNCYNFDEKDDFNIKGQREKIYTNIESINDENTKGKCYKWDKFAKNSCMLKRNFTHSNYCTDGENTLSCCSNTLLINIRKALSNK